Proteins from a single region of Synergistaceae bacterium:
- the flhA gene encoding flagellar biosynthesis protein FlhA: MSVLKKILHYSDIGVALLMILVVTMMIIPLPTWFIDILLACNITLGVIVLLVTFYVKRALELSVFPTLLLIVTLFRIALNVSTTRQILLQGDAGSIIMAFGTFVVGGNYVVGAVIFLILVVIQLVVITKGAERVAEVAARFTLDAMPGKQMAIDADLNSGLIDENEAKERRRDIQREADFYGAMDGASKFVKGDAMAGLLITLINIIGGLTIGVFQRGMPAARAAELYSLLTVGDGLVSQIPALLFSTATGVIVSRAAASSDLGQDIVVAFTKYPRPLYIGAGLLFGLAIIPGLPTIPFIILGAMIGSMGYMVTREGTAQAIETAEKTSTPASGKGAPGTPQSAGRGDAQSTTSPASPEEVMRLLTVEPMEAEIGYAIIPLVDPAQGGDMLERIGTIRKQMAIELGLIVPPIRIRDNIQIKPTEYVLRVKGAEAGRGELLPDHYLAMNTGTVEEELVGIPTTEPAFGLPALWISPDLRDKAETMGYTVVDAPSVLATHLSEVIKKNGAELLTRQEVQKLTDMVKENAPAVVEELLTSLSLGEIQKVLQNLIREQVPIRDLVTIFEALADYGKMSRSVDFLTERARESLARLISLKIQGAAGVITVATLSPNWEQKIMAAMDGDLARGWQLNLDPREVQKMIAAISRAADDMTIKNLMPVLLVHPNVRLVVRRLVEGSISNIFVVSYNEIAHGIQIKTVGMVE, translated from the coding sequence ATGTCCGTTCTGAAAAAAATACTTCATTACTCGGATATCGGCGTAGCGCTTCTGATGATCCTTGTAGTGACTATGATGATCATTCCTCTCCCCACGTGGTTTATAGACATTTTGTTGGCGTGCAACATTACTCTGGGCGTGATCGTCTTGTTGGTTACTTTTTACGTCAAGCGAGCCCTGGAGCTCTCGGTGTTTCCGACACTCCTGCTCATCGTAACGCTTTTCCGCATCGCGTTGAACGTCTCCACCACGCGCCAGATTCTTTTACAGGGCGACGCCGGAAGTATCATCATGGCTTTTGGGACGTTCGTGGTCGGAGGCAATTACGTGGTGGGGGCCGTTATCTTCTTAATTTTGGTGGTCATTCAGCTCGTGGTCATCACCAAAGGCGCTGAGCGCGTGGCCGAGGTGGCCGCCCGCTTTACGCTGGACGCCATGCCGGGCAAACAGATGGCCATCGATGCGGATCTGAACTCCGGCCTCATCGACGAAAACGAGGCCAAGGAACGCCGCCGGGACATCCAACGTGAAGCAGACTTTTATGGCGCCATGGATGGCGCTTCCAAGTTCGTCAAAGGAGACGCTATGGCAGGGCTTCTCATTACCCTCATCAACATTATTGGGGGGTTGACCATCGGCGTTTTTCAGCGTGGAATGCCGGCAGCGAGGGCCGCTGAACTTTACAGCCTCCTAACTGTGGGCGACGGTTTGGTTTCCCAAATTCCGGCGCTGCTTTTTTCAACCGCTACGGGCGTCATCGTCTCCCGCGCGGCGGCGTCCTCCGATCTGGGGCAGGATATCGTGGTGGCGTTCACCAAGTATCCTCGCCCGCTTTACATCGGAGCGGGCCTTTTGTTCGGGCTGGCTATCATTCCGGGGCTTCCCACGATCCCCTTTATCATTCTGGGAGCGATGATCGGGTCGATGGGGTATATGGTGACGCGGGAAGGAACGGCCCAGGCCATCGAAACCGCGGAAAAAACCTCCACTCCGGCCTCGGGCAAGGGTGCGCCGGGAACCCCTCAGTCTGCGGGGCGCGGCGACGCTCAGTCCACTACGTCTCCCGCTTCGCCGGAAGAGGTCATGCGCCTCTTGACGGTGGAGCCTATGGAAGCGGAGATCGGTTACGCGATCATCCCTTTGGTGGACCCCGCTCAGGGAGGTGATATGCTGGAGCGCATCGGAACGATTCGCAAGCAGATGGCTATCGAGCTAGGGTTGATCGTTCCTCCCATCCGCATTCGCGACAACATTCAGATCAAACCCACGGAGTACGTGCTCCGGGTCAAGGGAGCGGAGGCGGGGCGGGGCGAGCTCTTGCCCGACCATTATCTGGCGATGAACACGGGCACCGTGGAGGAAGAACTGGTCGGCATCCCCACCACGGAGCCAGCTTTTGGGCTGCCCGCGCTCTGGATCTCTCCCGACCTTCGAGATAAGGCCGAGACGATGGGCTATACCGTCGTGGACGCCCCCTCCGTTCTGGCCACACACTTGTCAGAGGTCATCAAGAAGAACGGCGCGGAGCTTCTGACGCGGCAGGAGGTCCAAAAACTCACCGATATGGTGAAGGAAAACGCGCCGGCGGTGGTAGAGGAGCTTTTAACCTCCCTGTCCCTCGGCGAAATTCAGAAGGTTCTTCAAAACCTCATTCGAGAACAGGTACCCATACGGGACCTCGTGACAATATTCGAGGCCCTGGCGGATTATGGTAAGATGTCGCGCAGCGTGGATTTTCTGACGGAACGAGCGAGGGAATCTTTGGCGCGCCTGATTTCCTTAAAAATTCAGGGGGCCGCCGGGGTCATCACGGTGGCTACCTTGTCACCGAACTGGGAGCAAAAGATCATGGCGGCTATGGATGGGGACCTTGCTAGAGGGTGGCAGTTGAACCTGGACCCCAGGGAAGTCCAGAAGATGATCGCCGCAATCTCCCGCGCTGCTGACGATATGACCATTAAAAACCTGATGCCGGTTCTTTTGGTGCATCCCAATGTTCGGTTGGTAGTGCGGCGATTGGTGGAGGGATCAATATCTAATATTTTTGTGGTATCTTATAATGAAATAGCTCACGGAATTCAAATCAAAACGGTGGGAATGGTGGAATAG
- a CDS encoding chemotaxis protein CheA: protein MTEMDMSQYLGAFLDEAGDNLQRLDDLLLALEKDTTNLDIINEIFRSAHTLKGMSATMGFEKMAGLTHALEDRLDAARKGTRHLSDADMNLMFSSLDTMQAMADSIRGGESDAHMDVSVLVAALRNMNENAASAANEKAAKGEAAKGEASVPLENNPSYGPLSQQEKEWISEAKGIGRTVFRIQVVLSESCLLKAARAYMVVNRMEELGDVIKTDPSIEALENEDFALDFTIFLASEQAVGQVKNAVLKISDVATVIVDELKQDASAEHQEPEEKEEKVVILEASDIPQVPSYAKAEAHPAPAVLLKTDVKKANQTVRVDIGRLDKLMNLVGELVIGRARIERLVQEARLREFDEPLSQLGRISGDIQELVTKLRMVPVSFTFDRFPRLIRDMSRALGKEVELVLEGQDTELDRTVIDEIGDPMVHLIRNSLDHGIETRMDRRAAGKPEKGTLKISAYQEGSGVIIEVTDDGQGIDPEKVKKKAVERGILDEDTAATISDEEAIQIVLLPGFSLAQTVTDISGRGVGMDAVKTKVEALGGQLDLVSRMGHGTSVYVRLPLTLAIVLSLLIKVGDETYAISLENVEETILVKRENIKTVHGSPAALLRGEVLSLSDLGNVLGTTVEDTDRDEYPVVVVKIGKNKIGFIVNELIGQQEIVIKSLGRFLSKIKGIAGATILGDGNVALILDMASFYTTKA from the coding sequence ATGACTGAAATGGATATGAGTCAATACCTAGGCGCATTTTTGGATGAAGCTGGCGACAACCTTCAGCGATTGGACGATCTTTTGCTAGCGTTGGAAAAAGACACGACAAATTTGGACATTATCAACGAAATTTTCCGCTCCGCTCACACATTGAAAGGGATGTCCGCCACGATGGGGTTCGAGAAAATGGCGGGTCTCACTCACGCTTTGGAGGATCGCCTGGACGCGGCTCGGAAAGGCACCCGCCACCTCAGTGACGCCGACATGAACCTCATGTTTTCTTCCCTCGACACCATGCAGGCCATGGCGGACTCCATTCGGGGAGGAGAAAGCGACGCGCATATGGATGTTTCCGTCCTGGTGGCCGCTTTGCGCAACATGAACGAAAACGCGGCCTCCGCGGCCAACGAGAAGGCCGCCAAAGGGGAGGCCGCCAAAGGGGAAGCGTCTGTTCCCCTTGAAAACAACCCTTCCTATGGACCGTTATCCCAGCAAGAAAAAGAATGGATCTCGGAAGCAAAAGGAATAGGCCGCACCGTTTTCAGGATTCAGGTGGTTTTAAGCGAATCTTGCCTTTTGAAGGCGGCTCGAGCTTATATGGTCGTTAATCGAATGGAGGAGCTCGGAGACGTAATTAAGACGGACCCCTCCATAGAGGCACTGGAGAACGAGGACTTTGCTCTTGATTTCACGATCTTCCTCGCCTCCGAACAAGCCGTGGGACAGGTCAAAAACGCGGTCCTTAAAATCAGCGATGTGGCCACGGTGATCGTGGATGAACTTAAACAAGACGCGTCCGCTGAACATCAAGAACCCGAGGAAAAAGAAGAAAAAGTAGTGATCCTCGAAGCCTCCGATATTCCCCAAGTTCCAAGCTACGCCAAGGCGGAAGCGCATCCGGCGCCGGCGGTGCTTCTCAAAACGGACGTGAAAAAGGCCAACCAAACTGTACGCGTGGACATTGGACGTCTAGACAAGCTCATGAATCTGGTGGGAGAGTTAGTCATCGGGCGTGCTCGCATCGAAAGACTAGTACAGGAGGCTCGTCTACGCGAGTTTGATGAACCACTGTCCCAGTTGGGACGTATCTCGGGAGACATTCAAGAACTGGTCACAAAGTTACGCATGGTGCCGGTGTCTTTCACTTTCGACCGTTTTCCAAGGCTCATACGCGATATGTCAAGGGCCCTGGGGAAGGAAGTGGAGCTGGTCCTGGAGGGTCAGGACACGGAACTCGACCGTACCGTCATCGACGAGATCGGGGACCCTATGGTTCACTTGATCCGCAACTCTTTAGACCACGGAATCGAAACTCGGATGGACCGCCGGGCGGCCGGTAAACCTGAAAAAGGAACGTTGAAGATCTCGGCCTATCAGGAGGGCAGTGGCGTCATTATCGAGGTGACGGACGACGGTCAAGGTATCGATCCTGAAAAAGTTAAGAAGAAAGCTGTGGAACGTGGGATTCTGGACGAGGACACCGCCGCCACGATCTCAGATGAGGAGGCCATTCAAATCGTTTTGCTGCCGGGATTCAGCTTGGCGCAGACCGTAACGGACATTTCCGGGCGAGGCGTGGGCATGGACGCGGTTAAAACCAAAGTAGAAGCCCTGGGCGGGCAACTGGATCTCGTCTCCCGGATGGGTCATGGAACCAGCGTTTACGTGCGGCTACCCTTGACCTTGGCGATCGTGTTGTCGCTTTTGATCAAGGTCGGAGATGAAACCTACGCCATTTCCCTAGAGAACGTGGAGGAGACGATCCTGGTCAAGCGGGAAAACATCAAGACGGTCCATGGTTCCCCGGCGGCTCTGTTGCGGGGTGAAGTGCTCTCCTTGAGCGACTTGGGCAACGTGTTGGGAACGACAGTAGAGGATACAGACCGGGACGAGTACCCAGTGGTGGTCGTGAAGATCGGTAAAAACAAGATCGGATTCATCGTGAACGAGCTAATCGGACAGCAGGAAATCGTTATTAAATCCTTAGGGCGCTTCTTGTCCAAGATCAAAGGTATCGCGGGGGCGACGATACTGGGCGACGGCAATGTGGCCTTGATTCTGGATATGGCGTCTTTTTACACGACAAAAGCGTAG
- a CDS encoding chemotaxis response regulator protein-glutamate methylesterase, producing the protein MMKEMRESKVRVLIVDDSALMRKLLGDILSADPRIEVIGTARDGIDGLAKIQALSPDVVTLDVEMPNKNGLAVLEELMKTDPIPIIMVSSLTQEGAQVTLKALSLGCVDFVAKPSISIFTNFKEIAAEIVSKVLMAKGARVSPYFKKDGVELKAGGVAMSHILASGGGAPGYKPTRKEIVAIASSTGGPLALQQVLAKLPEDFPVPLVITQHMPKDFTTSLAKRLDSISALSVFEGEEGMELKRGSVVLAPGGSHMIVKRRSNGVAYCGLSDAPPVLSVKPSANIMFLSVADEYGGKAVGVVLTGMGRDGTDGAVALHGKGAHIIAEAQETCVVYGMPKAAVEAGVVDELLPLGEIPDALLRSVKG; encoded by the coding sequence ATGATGAAGGAAATGAGAGAATCGAAAGTCAGAGTACTCATCGTGGATGATTCCGCCTTGATGCGGAAATTATTGGGGGACATCCTCTCTGCGGATCCTCGCATCGAGGTCATCGGAACGGCAAGAGACGGTATCGATGGATTGGCCAAGATTCAGGCGTTGTCCCCAGACGTGGTGACTCTTGATGTGGAGATGCCCAACAAAAATGGACTGGCCGTGTTGGAGGAATTGATGAAAACTGACCCCATCCCCATCATCATGGTCAGCAGTCTGACCCAAGAAGGAGCTCAGGTCACGCTCAAGGCGCTGTCCTTGGGTTGTGTGGATTTTGTGGCAAAACCGTCGATCTCTATTTTCACCAATTTCAAAGAAATAGCCGCGGAGATCGTCTCCAAAGTGCTCATGGCCAAGGGGGCGCGAGTGAGTCCTTACTTTAAAAAAGATGGAGTGGAGCTGAAAGCTGGAGGGGTGGCGATGTCTCATATTCTCGCGTCGGGGGGAGGAGCGCCAGGGTACAAACCGACCAGAAAGGAAATCGTCGCTATTGCGTCCTCGACGGGGGGACCTCTGGCTTTACAACAGGTGTTAGCTAAGCTGCCCGAAGATTTTCCGGTTCCCTTGGTTATCACCCAGCACATGCCGAAGGATTTCACCACCTCGTTGGCGAAGCGGCTCGACTCTATATCCGCTCTCTCGGTGTTTGAAGGAGAGGAAGGTATGGAGCTGAAGCGGGGCTCCGTGGTTCTCGCTCCTGGAGGAAGCCACATGATCGTGAAGCGGCGGTCAAACGGAGTCGCTTATTGTGGACTTTCCGACGCGCCTCCTGTGTTATCCGTCAAACCCTCGGCGAATATAATGTTTTTAAGCGTCGCCGACGAATATGGCGGCAAAGCGGTAGGAGTGGTTTTGACGGGAATGGGCCGGGATGGGACGGACGGCGCTGTCGCCCTTCACGGAAAGGGCGCTCATATTATCGCGGAAGCTCAAGAGACCTGCGTCGTATACGGTATGCCGAAAGCGGCGGTGGAAGCTGGAGTTGTGGATGAACTTTTGCCTTTAGGCGAAATTCCCGATGCTCTTTTAAGAAGCGTAAAAGGATAA
- a CDS encoding chemotaxis protein CheD → MENAYHVGMADLIVVSAPAKLITLGLGSCIGLVIFDATARIVGMAHIMLPDSRGAKGIEKLGKFADTAVPVVIDEMIKKGAIKTRMKSKIAGGAQMFALSDTTTEFLSVGSRNIKETTAMLAKAGIPLIASDTGGNKGRTVEFSTNTWMLTIKTLGKGKTEI, encoded by the coding sequence ATGGAAAACGCTTATCATGTGGGGATGGCTGACTTGATTGTGGTCAGCGCGCCCGCGAAATTGATAACGCTAGGGTTGGGATCCTGCATCGGACTGGTGATTTTCGACGCCACAGCCAGGATCGTGGGGATGGCTCATATCATGTTGCCGGATAGTCGCGGAGCTAAGGGAATTGAAAAATTGGGAAAATTTGCGGATACCGCCGTTCCTGTCGTGATCGACGAAATGATCAAGAAAGGCGCGATAAAAACCAGGATGAAATCCAAGATCGCGGGAGGTGCCCAAATGTTTGCGCTGTCAGATACGACTACCGAGTTTTTATCCGTGGGTTCGCGTAACATCAAGGAGACCACGGCAATGTTGGCCAAGGCGGGCATCCCCTTGATTGCCTCCGACACCGGAGGCAACAAAGGTAGAACGGTGGAGTTTTCGACAAACACCTGGATGTTGACGATCAAAACATTGGGTAAAGGCAAGACGGAAATCTAA
- a CDS encoding FliA/WhiG family RNA polymerase sigma factor: protein MGLEIPDAELWREYGKNPTTEHKERIVKRYLPLIKYVVGRMTVSPPTGLDYDDLLSFGAFGLLDAIDRFDISKGFSFQTFAVPRIRGAVLDELRKYDWISRTGREKLQKLNNAIERVLQDKGKLRDEWVMREMGVNEKMYREILELASRSYIISLDEIVTLDDGDVNLEGIVASDEESIVSVMETQDDLDHITKALARLPEREMQVISFYYYEGLTLKEIGQILGVTESRVSQIHGKAISALKALVTL from the coding sequence TTGGGGCTTGAAATTCCCGATGCCGAACTTTGGCGCGAATACGGCAAAAACCCTACAACGGAGCACAAGGAAAGAATCGTAAAAAGATACCTCCCTCTTATAAAATATGTGGTCGGCAGGATGACTGTTTCTCCCCCCACGGGACTCGATTACGACGATCTTTTGAGTTTTGGAGCTTTCGGTCTGTTGGACGCTATCGATAGATTTGACATTTCCAAAGGATTTTCCTTTCAGACTTTTGCCGTGCCTCGGATCCGTGGCGCGGTTTTAGATGAGTTGCGCAAATACGATTGGATCTCTCGAACGGGTCGCGAAAAACTACAAAAACTGAATAACGCGATCGAGAGAGTTTTGCAGGACAAGGGTAAGTTGCGCGACGAGTGGGTTATGCGGGAAATGGGCGTGAATGAAAAAATGTATCGGGAAATCCTAGAGCTGGCCAGTCGCAGTTACATCATTTCTCTTGATGAAATCGTCACCCTAGATGACGGAGATGTCAACCTCGAAGGTATCGTGGCCAGCGACGAGGAAAGTATTGTCTCCGTCATGGAAACCCAGGACGACTTGGATCATATTACGAAAGCTCTTGCGCGGCTGCCGGAGCGAGAGATGCAGGTGATTTCCTTTTATTATTACGAAGGCCTGACCTTGAAGGAAATAGGCCAGATTCTGGGAGTGACGGAGTCGCGGGTTTCCCAGATTCACGGTAAAGCTATAAGCGCTCTCAAGGCTTTGGTTACGTTGTAG
- the flhF gene encoding flagellar biosynthesis protein FlhF has translation MRVLNQITFEAKDDAEALRLASERLGKDAVILSTRTVRVGGFMGFFQRNVLMVSAGILQDDSKEGKPKEREKDDTTAKERLVAFQKLLEFKQATETRGGTELQELPTRQTTAQDGMARVIYSPAGIGAAGRNAQGFDNIHLSAAGLASATNDPIAQRKILVDGIDVMDSVKLKEEVSNLSQKLDTILQRLGSIPNEHEAKETEVRLDKNFEAGFPGLFTAPGKRNDSDELYRKLVEAEMDADYARQLTEEFRGNKRNVTFSKWLESKIRCASDSSQNALGGRRVMLLGPTGVGKTTTIAKLAAIQALWEHKNVLLLTSDTYRIAAVDQLRTYAKILGVPIEVIFEIENFADVLEDHSDAELILLDTAGRGQKDRKNLETLEVLYNVFKPDAVHLVLAANMKYRDMLDVVQCMSVIPVSHVIFTKLDETVSYGAIFNMLKSLDRPVSFFTTGQNVPNDIEVASSARLAGLLMSEEDERGNGEIAP, from the coding sequence ATGCGAGTTCTCAACCAGATAACCTTCGAAGCCAAGGACGACGCGGAGGCGCTTAGGCTAGCCAGCGAGCGCTTGGGCAAGGACGCGGTCATCCTATCTACTCGAACGGTGCGCGTGGGAGGGTTTATGGGATTTTTCCAGCGCAATGTTCTCATGGTTTCAGCGGGTATTCTTCAAGACGACTCCAAAGAGGGAAAACCGAAGGAGAGAGAGAAGGACGACACAACTGCCAAAGAGCGACTGGTGGCGTTTCAGAAACTTCTAGAGTTTAAACAGGCAACGGAGACACGGGGAGGAACGGAACTCCAAGAGCTCCCCACTCGACAAACGACGGCCCAGGATGGAATGGCGAGGGTGATTTACTCGCCAGCAGGTATTGGGGCGGCGGGCAGGAATGCCCAGGGGTTTGACAACATTCACCTCTCCGCGGCGGGTTTGGCCTCCGCGACGAATGACCCCATCGCGCAACGAAAGATTCTCGTGGACGGGATTGATGTCATGGATTCCGTCAAACTCAAGGAAGAGGTGAGCAATCTCTCGCAAAAGCTCGACACGATTTTACAACGTTTGGGGAGCATACCCAACGAACATGAGGCTAAAGAGACCGAGGTTAGACTGGATAAAAACTTCGAGGCAGGATTTCCAGGGCTTTTCACAGCGCCCGGAAAACGGAATGACTCGGACGAACTCTACCGGAAACTGGTGGAGGCGGAGATGGATGCTGACTACGCGCGGCAGTTGACGGAGGAGTTCAGAGGGAATAAAAGAAATGTCACTTTTTCTAAATGGCTAGAGTCGAAGATCCGTTGTGCCTCCGACTCCTCGCAGAACGCGCTGGGGGGCCGGAGGGTCATGTTGTTGGGCCCCACTGGCGTCGGCAAGACGACGACCATCGCGAAGCTGGCAGCCATACAGGCCCTTTGGGAGCACAAAAACGTTCTCCTTCTTACCAGCGACACCTACAGGATAGCCGCGGTAGATCAACTGCGGACCTACGCCAAGATCTTGGGGGTCCCCATCGAGGTCATTTTCGAGATCGAGAACTTTGCCGATGTCCTGGAGGATCACTCTGACGCGGAGCTGATTTTGCTGGACACGGCGGGGCGCGGGCAGAAAGACCGCAAGAACTTGGAGACACTGGAAGTTTTGTACAACGTCTTCAAACCCGATGCCGTCCACCTGGTACTGGCCGCAAACATGAAGTACAGGGATATGCTGGACGTAGTCCAGTGCATGTCCGTCATCCCCGTTTCCCACGTCATTTTCACGAAATTGGACGAGACGGTGAGCTACGGGGCTATTTTCAACATGCTGAAGTCTCTGGATAGGCCCGTTTCTTTCTTTACCACAGGACAAAACGTGCCCAACGACATAGAAGTGGCATCTAGCGCTCGCTTAGCCGGTCTTTTGATGAGCGAGGAAGATGAGCGAGGAAATGGAGAAATTGCGCCGTGA
- a CDS encoding MinD/ParA family protein, producing MFSDQAKELRRIVEQHRQESRKGGNLRTITVLSGKGGVGKSNLSVNLACALAEGGKKVVLLDADLGLSNIDMLCGITAKYNLSHLIEGSKTLNEVLVELTHNVWILPGGSGIKELADLEESHLVGLIDSLSVLEDRAEILLIDTGAGIHRGVLTFAAAADTLILLTTPEPTSIRDAYGVLKALKGSSEGAHKKDVVFVVNMANSENEGLEVANRLRMAASQFLDFSIHYIGCILKDRSVEHAVRARKPFYQLYPHSAATACVRKLARAMFGMPAERVTNLQPPKGLKAFFFRLTRQHFVER from the coding sequence GTGTTTTCCGACCAGGCGAAAGAGCTGAGACGTATCGTCGAACAGCACCGGCAGGAAAGCCGAAAAGGCGGAAATTTGAGGACGATAACGGTTCTCAGCGGAAAGGGCGGCGTCGGCAAGAGCAATTTATCTGTCAATCTAGCCTGCGCCTTGGCGGAAGGGGGAAAAAAGGTGGTGCTCCTGGACGCGGATCTGGGATTGTCCAATATCGACATGCTTTGCGGCATCACCGCCAAGTACAACCTCTCCCATTTGATCGAGGGAAGCAAGACCCTGAACGAGGTTCTGGTGGAGTTGACACACAACGTCTGGATATTGCCCGGAGGATCGGGGATCAAAGAACTGGCGGATTTAGAGGAGTCTCACCTAGTGGGATTGATCGACAGCTTGAGCGTTTTGGAGGACAGAGCCGAGATTTTATTGATCGACACGGGGGCCGGAATCCACAGAGGGGTGCTCACCTTCGCGGCGGCGGCTGATACTTTGATTTTGCTGACGACGCCCGAACCCACTTCCATAAGAGACGCCTATGGCGTGTTGAAAGCCTTGAAAGGTTCCTCTGAGGGCGCCCATAAAAAGGATGTCGTTTTTGTGGTCAACATGGCCAACAGTGAAAACGAGGGCCTTGAGGTCGCGAATCGACTTCGGATGGCGGCAAGTCAATTTCTGGATTTTTCGATTCACTATATTGGCTGCATCTTGAAGGATCGTTCTGTTGAACACGCTGTGCGCGCCAGAAAACCGTTTTATCAGCTCTACCCGCATTCGGCGGCAACAGCGTGCGTCAGAAAACTCGCGCGCGCGATGTTTGGAATGCCCGCCGAAAGGGTGACGAATCTTCAGCCGCCCAAAGGTCTGAAGGCCTTTTTTTTCCGGCTGACGCGGCAACATTTTGTAGAGAGATGA
- a CDS encoding flagellar brake domain-containing protein, producing MNKELEQSQKQLVETLIGSKVELVIALGLYKGTYASRLEELENGLIGLSHPTLRGALLPTFRSTELLMKIDGSGCYYQATASVIRSTVNVPVPLLWVKPVSDLEKVQRRMFVRVPCSIKADAFCLKAGEDPVEGAPSPQNIPKEWFPVRVSDISLGGVGVSVKKELVSRCIEGGRYLLSLNISGTTFFLVGKLVKILQRDASKTEIGLAYEGLSTFLEKLMGGYIRQQEFITRG from the coding sequence ATGAATAAGGAATTGGAGCAATCCCAAAAGCAACTGGTGGAAACGCTGATCGGCTCCAAAGTGGAGCTGGTGATTGCCTTGGGGCTTTATAAAGGAACCTACGCTTCACGCCTCGAAGAGCTGGAAAACGGCTTGATTGGGTTGTCGCACCCAACGTTGCGGGGAGCTTTGTTGCCCACGTTCCGCAGCACAGAGCTTTTAATGAAAATAGATGGGAGTGGCTGTTATTATCAGGCCACGGCCTCGGTGATACGCAGCACCGTCAACGTGCCTGTGCCTCTTTTATGGGTCAAACCCGTTTCCGATCTGGAAAAAGTCCAGCGGAGAATGTTCGTCCGGGTTCCCTGTTCGATCAAGGCGGACGCCTTTTGTCTGAAGGCCGGCGAGGACCCCGTGGAGGGTGCGCCTTCTCCCCAAAATATCCCAAAGGAGTGGTTTCCGGTGCGCGTATCGGACATCAGCCTAGGAGGAGTCGGTGTCTCGGTCAAGAAAGAGTTGGTCTCTCGTTGTATTGAAGGTGGCCGCTATCTTTTGTCGCTGAACATCAGCGGAACGACTTTTTTTCTGGTGGGCAAGCTGGTTAAAATTCTACAGAGAGACGCGAGCAAGACAGAGATCGGGTTGGCCTACGAGGGTTTGTCTACTTTTCTGGAGAAGTTGATGGGCGGGTATATCCGACAACAAGAATTTATAACGCGAGGGTAA
- the ruvX gene encoding Holliday junction resolvase RuvX, which yields MRRVLALDIGSVRIGVAVTDPLGLFAQGIAVWQVQDDWREKLEECLRQYDPEPVLIGMPRRTDGSYGPEAQKIQKLVEELQEAYPHRQFETWDERYTTVIAQRALLEADVSRGKRKQKVDKIAAALILQSWLETQGSHPR from the coding sequence ATGAGGCGGGTTTTGGCTCTTGATATAGGCTCAGTACGTATTGGAGTAGCTGTTACGGATCCCTTGGGTCTTTTCGCTCAAGGGATTGCCGTGTGGCAGGTCCAAGATGACTGGCGGGAGAAGCTGGAGGAATGTCTGAGGCAATACGACCCTGAACCTGTTCTGATCGGTATGCCGCGTCGAACGGACGGGAGCTATGGCCCTGAGGCACAGAAAATTCAGAAACTGGTGGAGGAGCTACAGGAGGCCTATCCCCATCGGCAATTCGAGACTTGGGACGAGCGCTATACCACCGTCATCGCGCAACGAGCGCTGTTGGAGGCCGACGTTTCCAGAGGTAAGCGCAAACAAAAGGTCGATAAAATCGCCGCGGCTCTTATCCTCCAGAGCTGGTTGGAGACTCAGGGCAGTCACCCCAGATAG
- a CDS encoding chemotaxis protein CheC → MLDLSSFNYLQLDAIREVGNIGTGNAATALSKLLSCMIDMDVPKADLVSIYSLPEYYGDPNSLVAAVFVRSLGEFGCSLIFIQDEDDSKLMVDLLLRQQFGDSLPVDLPEEMRESALSEVGNIILSSFLNAINMLIGTRHQISVPGVAHDMLAPILDVIISILGQVGEMALVVNTELRIAGVKNKDGKVSGNIIMAPDPDALELLLRKLQVL, encoded by the coding sequence ATGTTGGATCTCAGCTCGTTCAACTACCTACAACTGGATGCTATCCGAGAAGTGGGCAATATCGGGACCGGCAACGCGGCTACGGCGTTATCCAAGCTGTTGTCGTGTATGATCGATATGGATGTTCCCAAGGCCGACCTGGTATCCATTTATTCGTTACCGGAATACTATGGAGATCCAAACTCCTTGGTAGCGGCTGTCTTCGTTCGATCGTTGGGTGAATTTGGATGCAGCTTGATCTTCATTCAGGACGAAGACGATTCTAAGTTGATGGTGGATCTCTTGCTGCGACAGCAGTTTGGAGATTCCCTTCCAGTCGATTTACCGGAAGAGATGAGGGAGAGCGCGCTTTCTGAGGTCGGCAACATCATTCTCAGCTCTTTTTTAAACGCAATCAACATGCTGATTGGAACGCGGCATCAAATTTCCGTGCCGGGGGTGGCCCATGACATGTTGGCTCCCATTTTAGATGTAATAATCTCTATTTTAGGGCAAGTAGGAGAGATGGCGCTGGTTGTCAACACGGAACTTCGAATAGCCGGGGTGAAAAATAAAGACGGGAAAGTCTCTGGAAATATTATCATGGCGCCTGACCCCGACGCTCTCGAACTCCTCTTGAGAAAGCTACAGGTACTGTAG